ACCGGGCCTTTCAGCGTCTTAGCGAAGAGCTAGCGCGCTCGCCCTCGAGCGCGCGGATCTCACTTCACCTGCTTCAGCACGTCCTGCAACGCATCCCACGCCAGGTGGCTGGCATGCTCGCTCGCCGGCGGCAGTCCGCCCACCGCCGCCACGATCTCCTCGCGCTTCACGGCGCGCGCCTCCGCCAGCGTTCGCCCGCTGACCAGCTCCGTCATCGCCGAACCGCACCCGATCGCCGCCACGCATCCCTTCACACGAAACTTCACGTCGACGAGCCG
The Terriglobales bacterium genome window above contains:
- a CDS encoding iron-sulfur cluster assembly scaffold protein — protein: MQATMYSAKLIEHFERPRNVGEVAEPTAAARVENPACGDVMTLAARVEGGRLVDVKFRVKGCVAAIGCGSAMTELVSGRTLAEARAVKREEIVAAVGGLPPASEHASHLAWDALQDVLKQVK